The Pseudomonas fluorescens nucleotide sequence GGCGCCCCGCGACGCCTACCGTAGCGTGCTGGTGCCGGTTGATTTCTCGCCTTCTTCGCTGCGCGCCATCGAGCAGGCAAAAGCAGTTGCCCCGCAGGCCGAGATCATCCTGCTGCATGTATACGAAGCACCGTTCGAAAGCAGCATGCGCTTCGCCCACATCGACCAGGACACGCTCACTCACTACCGCAATGTCATCCGCAAAGATGCCGTGCAGCAGCTCGCGGCCTTGAGCGAAGCCGCCGGGGTGAGCGATGCGCGGCAAGTCGTGGTGCACGGCGACCCTGCCTGGCGGATCGTCGAGAAGGAGCAGGAGCTGGACTGCGATCTGATCGTGATCGGCAAGCAGGGGGACAGCGCGCTGGAAGAATTGTTGATCGGCAGCGTTACCAAGCATGTGCTGAATGAATCGCAGTGTGATGTGTTGGTGTCGTTGTAGGTTGGCGCTGGACTGGCCCTATCGCTGGCAAGCCATCTCCCCCAGGTACTGCGCTAATCCTGTGGGAGCCGGACTTGCCGGCAATCGAGCGCGCAGCGGTCGTCACTCAGGCGCCACCTGTTTTGTTGGCTGCGCTCCCCTCCTGCTCATGCCTGCGATAGCGCGACAGCGACACCCCGGTTTGCCGCTTGAAATAGCGGCACAAGTACGACGCGTCAGCGAAGTTGAGCGCGTCCGCTATTTGCCCGATCGCCAGGTTGCTGTACGAAAGCAGCGCTTTGATCTCCAGGGTCACCTGCCGATCAATCAGGCCTTTGGGGCTGTCGTTGAAATGCGCTTTGGTGAGCTGTGACAGGTAGAACGGGGTGATATTGAGCGCATCGGCATAGAACTTCACGTCGCGGTGGCGGATGCAGTTTTTGCCGATCAATTCCCAAAAACGCCAACTGAGCATCTCCTTGCGGCTGAACTCGCTGCTGCCTTTTTCCAGGCTTGGCAGTTGCTCGGCAATCTTCAGAAAGAAGTTCTGCAACTGGTTGCGCAGCATGATGTGCCGGTAGGTGGCACCGCTGCGCGCAATATCGCCCATCTGCAGCAGCCAGCCGTCCAGCAGCGGCCTGTCTGCGGTTGCGGGTACGCAATGGGGATGGTCATGCAGAAACACGAACAACGGGTTCGGCAATGGGTAGGCAACCTCCGCCGCAAGGGCTTTGGGCATCAGGCAGAAAAACACCCTGAAGCCGCGTGAGCGACGCTTGAGCAAGACAATGGTGTCCTCCGCCAGTATCAGCACATCACCGCGACGGACCGCATGCTCTTTGAAGTTGAGGGTGAAGTAGGCACGCCCGGACAGGCACACCAGCAGCACCATGTACGCATGACCGAAAGCAAGCGGCACCCCTACCCCTTCGGCCAGCGTGGTGTCGCCCAGCCGGAGCGAATCGTCAGGCGCATAAAGTTTGGGAATGTGCTGCATAGCGACTCAAAGTAACCCCATACAAGAGGGCTGAGCCTAACATCGCTAGGCCCATTAGTTTCGATAAGTACCGAAAATGCCGAGGTACTGGCGTTTGCCGATCAGGCCCATGGCACTACTGTGTGCCACCCGAGCCAAGCAAACACGAGTGCACGACATGAGACTTGAAACACAACGGCTACTGCTACGCCCCTGGCAAGACACGGATGCCGCGGATCTTTACGAATATGCCCAAGACGAGCGCGTCGGCCCCGTCGCCGGTTGGCCCCCGCACACCAGTGTGGAAAACAGCGCCGAGATCATTCGCACCGTGTTCAATCACCCCGAGGTCTATGCGGTCGAGCTGAAGGAGAACCGTCGTGCGGTGGGTTGCGTCGGCATTCTTATCGGTGGCAACAGCAATTTCGAGATCAGTGAGCAGGAAGGCGAAATTGCCTATTGGATCGGCGTGCCGTACTGGGGCAAAGGCCTGATTCCGGAAGCCGTGCGTGAAGTGATGCGCCACGCCTTCGAAACCCTGAAGCTCAAAGCCCTGTGGTGTGGCTACTTTGCCAACAACACCCAGTCGTTTGCCGTGCAATCGAAGTGTGGTTTGCGCCATCACCACACTGAAGAAAACAAATACAACCCATTCCTCAACGACTATCGGACTGAACACATCAGCTGCATCACTTACCCGCAGTGGCTGGAGCAGAGCAAAGCGGCAGGCTGCTGAGAACACGGGCGCGTCCCTGCGACCTTGATGTCTGTTTGACGTCACCGTACCCTGTCGGCATTCATGGAGGATTGTGGCTGATGGCACGCGTGGGTTTGATACTGACACCGGGTTTTGCGGACTGGGAATACGCATTCATAGCGGGAACGGCGTCCCCCTTTTACGGGATCGACGTCAGGTTTTTCGCTCCGACTACGGGGCAGCTCCACTCGCAGGGCGGATTGACTGTCACTGTCGATAGCGGCTTGCAACACTGTCTTGACTGGAAACCGGACGTTGTCGCCGTTATTGGAGGCATGGTCTGGGAGCGGGCAGAGGCTCCGGATATTCGAGACTTTCTTCATGCCAGTCGCGCAAGTGGAGCGACCATCGCCGGCATCTGTGGTGCAACGCTGGCACTTGCCAGAGCCGGGCTGCTCGACACGGTTCCTCATACCTCGAACAGCGCTGATTTCTTGCAACAGAATGCCGCAGGTTATGGGGGGCGCACGCTGTATCGAAGCAGTCCGGTAGCGGTGGTTGCAGACCGCATCATAACGGCTCCAGGCCCTGCCCCCGTAAGCTTCACCTGCGCCGTGTTCGAAGCTGCCGGGCTATCTTCAGCGCTGATTTCGCAGTTCAGATCAATGCTGGCAGCGGAACATGGGTGAGGGCTTAGTGCACTAGCACTTCGTCCAGTGCCTGCTCGAGGGTGCTGACCGTGCGCTCGATATTGTGCAACTTTTCGAGACCGAACAGACCGATGCGGAAGGTCTGGAAGTCGGCCGGCTCGTCGCATTGCAACGGCACTCCGGCGGCGATCTGCAGGCCCTGATCGGCAAATTTCTTGCCGCTCTTGATGTCGGCATCATCGGTGTAGCTCACCACTACGCCAGGGGCCTGAAAGCCGGCTGCGGCCACGCTTTTGATGCCTTTGCCGGTCAACATTACGCGCACCCGATCGCCCAGGGCCTGTTGTTCGCCGCGGACCTTGTCGAAACCGTAGGCTTGCATCTCTTTCATCACTTCGTTGAATCGCGCGAGGGAATCGCTGGGCATGGTTGCATGGTAGGCATGTCCGCCCTGTTCGTAGGCCTGCATGATCTGAAGCCACTTTTTCAGGTCGCAGGCAAAGCTGCTGCTTTGGGTCTGCTCGATGCGCTCGAGGGCCAAAGCACTGAGCATCACCAGGGCGCAGCAAGGGGAAGCGCTCCAGCCTTTCTGCGGTGCGCTGATCAGCAGGTCGACTGCGCACTTGTGCATATCAACCCAAATTGTGCCTGAGGCGATGCAGTCCAGCACGAACAGGCCGCCCACCGCATGCACGGCGTCGCCGACGGCCCGCAGGTAGTCATCGGGCAGGATAATCCCTGATGAGGTTTCAACGTGGGGGGCAAAGACAATCTGCGGCCTCGAAGCCTCAATGGCTGCCAGCACTTCGTCCAGAGGGGGTGGTCCGTAGGCAGCCTGGCGCCCCGTATCGACTGGTCGGGCTTTGAGCACCGTGGTGGCCGCCGGGATGTTGCCCATCTCGAGGATCTGGCTCCAGCGATAACTGAACCAGCCGTTGCGTATCACCAGGCATTGCTGGTCGGTGGCCAACTGTCGCGCTACCGCTTCCATGCCGAATGTGCCGCTGCCCGGGACTACCGCAACAGCCTGGGCGTTGTAGACCTGTTTCAGGGTCCTGGAAATGTTGTTCATCACGCCTTGAAATGACTGCGACATGTGGTTGAGCGAGCGGTCGGTGTAGACCACCGAGTACTCGACCAGCCCCTCAGGATCAATACTGGGATATAGCTTTGACATGGAGTGACTCCTTTGGCAGAGATATCAGTGGTATCGACCCTGCCCTAAGCCTTGGCAAATGACAAGATTGCTTGGGACTGATTGCGACTTCTGGCGAACGGCAGTTACCGGCCCAAAGCAGCCTGTCGCGGAGCGCTGCTATCAGCCAAAAGCAGCCAGCCAAGTCAAGGTGAGCTAGGCTCTGTACGAAAAGAGCTGTCGCAGACACCGCATGGAACAAGCCAGCGAAACCATGGCGGCATAGCTTTTCGCAAGCTTGTCGAAGCGTGTCACGATCCGGCGGTTCTCTTTCAACCAGCCAAACATGCGCTCGATGATGTTGCGCTGCCGGTATTTGGGGCGATCAAACAGCCTCGGTAAACCTGGCTTAGGTTTGCGCTTCATCGAGCGCAGCGGGATGACGGGTTGCATTCGATACTGGTCGCAATAACGGCGTAACACCTCGGCGTCATAGCCCTTGTCGGCGAGTAACCGTTTGCAGCGTTTGCGCGGACGGCCACGTTGGCCCGATGGAATGCTGACATCGTCCAGCAGTGGCTGTGCGTAGTTGATGTCACTGGCTTGACCGCCAGAGAGGAGGAAACGCAACGGTGTCCCGTTAGCGTCGCAGAGCATGTGGATTTTGGTTGTCAGGCCACCGCGACTGCGACCTAGAGCGTGATCGGCAGGCTCGTCAGCCCCCCTTTTTTCCGAGCGCCAGATGAGGCTCGGGTTGCGCGTACTGCTGTCGAGTCGATCATCCAGGTTTGCAAATCAATCAGACCTTTTTCGTTCAGCTTCAGATGCAAGCGTTTGAGCATCTGATCGAATGTTCCCCGGTTTCGCCAGACCCGAAACCGTTGATACACCGTTGACCACGGGCCGAAGTAATCTGGCATATCTCGCCATGCCGCACCCGAGCAGAGCACCCAGAGTATGCCGTCGAGCATCAAGCGGTCGCTTAGGCGGGGCCGCCCCCTGCCATGGGATTCGGTGAAGAGCTCGGCGACCACATCCCAAGCCTCATCCGAGAGTTCGTAACGCTTTGCCATCATAGGATTCCTTTCCGTAGATGGCTGGAAACTCTACAAAATCTGAGGCTCCGAGGGGTGGTAATTAGGTTTCTCGGAATTTCGTACAGAGCCTAAATAACCACTACCAGGACCTGAAAACATGCATAGCAGCCCTGCACACACTCAAGTTCATCACCAGGGCTTCTAAGTATTTTATTTAATTTTTTGTCAAAAACGTCGAAACACTCTCCCTCCAAAAATAGACAAGCTTTAAAGCTTTGCAAAAAACCACGCTCATATAAATAAATTTCAAGCCGATTTTTTCAGTTATGACCTATCCACCAACTCGATTATTTCAATCTGATACCGGTAACGTGCAGCAATATGCCCCAGCAAGATTGAGCCGATAGACATACCGAGTAAGAGCGCACCAACCCCCAACAACACAGTATTCCCTAAATTATCTATTCTGAAACCGGCGGCCATTGTCTTCGACACCCATTCAAAGCCACCAAACTCAGCAGTAAATGAATACGCGGTTGCCAAAAGACCTATTGCGGCAGTCTTCTCCCCGAAAAAACGTCCTGTACGCTCATTGATACGTCTGATTTTCCGGTTTAACCAAAAATGGGCATCTTTCAAGGCTCCTGCCTCGTATGTGGCCAAACGATCCGCCATCGCTTGTTCATACCGAATATCGTCACACAACCCTTCCAACGATAATTTCTTCCAGCGAAAAGCCAGCAGAAATGACGCAACCATCGGCGCAACCAATGAAGAGATGGCCAGTAGCATGGAAATCGTGCTCATCAGCAGCACAAATATTTTGGCATATAGAGACGGTGGTCTAGTGTCATAGAAAAAAACGAAGCCTCCATTGACAACAAGAAAAAACAGAGCAAGCCCCAAACACCAGTTGGCGATAACCTGTGCCTTGTTCTCCAAACCTGTACGTCGCACTTTACGTGGTTCACAGCGGCTTAGCTCTTCCAGTACCTGGATCGTTTTATCAATGGGTTGAGTCATCTGCGCTCCTATTTTTTAATATGGGTCCGGTGGACCCTGCTCATGCATTTATTACGGTACATTTTTGCTACGTTTAACTATCGGCATCGCCCTTTCACTGTGCGGCACTCATACAAGCCTCTACCTGCGGCACCAGACGGATATCCACACGGCGGTTGTCCGCTCGTCCCGACGCAGTCTCATTGCCAGCAATCGGTTGCCTGCCTGCCGCCCCCCGAACCGCAAAGCAGTTGTCAGGAATGTCGCCCATGCGCTGCATCCAGTCGCGCACTGCCGAGGCGCGTGCGTATGACAGTTGAAGGTTCTGCTCCGCGTTACCCGTGGTGTCGGTGTGCCCGACGATCTCAATCAGCCAGCCTGGCTGGGCTTTGATGTTAGCCAAGGCATTGATCAGCACCTTGGTCGATCCAGGCTTGAGCACGGTGCTACCGGCATCGAACAGCGACAAGCTGCTCAACTGCACCGGATCAATCGCGGTCAATTTTTGTTGTGAAGCGATAAACCAGCCAAGACCGCCTGCCAGGACCAGGGTGGCGACCAACGCAAATAGCCATAGGGCGATTCGGCGTTTGCGGGTTTTCGAAGCCGCAGACGGCACTTCTAGCATCGGGTAGACTGGCAGAATCACCACCGACATCACGAAGGCTGGCTCCGGAACCCTACTTGGTTGCGGCACCATTTCACCTGCATAGATATTTCTCTCCAGACGCTGCATCAGAGCGCTCACCTGATGACGTAACGTCTGCAACGGGACCTGCGGAACCTGTGTCTGACGATCTAATTGCGCGTTTAAACGTGCCAGCTCACTGTCCAGACGCACCAGCGAGGGTAGCGTCTGTGTCGTCATTTCCAGGCCGCGTAGCAACGGCTGCCATTGAGCAAACAGCCAGGCCAGGATGTCCAGGCGCACGGAGGCCATGGGTGGCCACACGCTGGGCCATTCACCGCAAAGCGCCTCTATCAGCGTCACCCCTTGCGCCATACCTTCCAGACCGTGGCGCTGACTGCGGGCCAGTGCAAAAGAAGCAGCGGTGTGCAGATCTGCGCCGTTGTCGTGGAACAACGTCAGGCACAGTTGCTCGACCTTGGCCCAGTCGACGTCCGGGCACGCCGGATGGCTCAGTTTGGCCAACTCGTCACGCAGTGCGGAGAACTCACCAAAGCTGCTCGGGGCACCGCCGACCCGGATACGCATTTCAAATAACGCCGTCATACAGCATCCCTTCTGTTACAGGTTTACGGCTTGGACAGGTAGTTCTGCCGCCTCAAGTGACGCACCAACACTTTCCCCTCGGGCGCCAGGGTCGTGGCGAAGGTCACCCGTTCGCCCCCTTTCAGTTGTGCGTCCAGGGCATACTCCAGATGACCGGGTTGAGTCTGTGGCAGCAGCTCGATGTTCACTGCCTCCAGGCGAGGCTCGTACTTGAGCAAGGTATTCTTCAGCGTGCCCATCAGCCCATGTGCAGCAGCGGGCAATCCTTGCAGGATCAGGCCCATATCCGGGAGGCCGTAGTCCGGCAAATGACTGATCGATCCCGCTCGGCTGTTGAGGATGCGTTGCAGGTTATCCAGTACCGACAGGGTATGCTGGTCCTCCTCCCGGACACGGTACAGGTCCAGTTCACCGTCAAAGTTTTGCAGCAGCATTTCGTAGAGAGAAGGATTCAGCTCGCTCACGACTTACTCCTTTTCCAGGGGTTGCAGGGTCAGCTGGTTGTTACCCAGTTCGATCACTCGTGCCCGGTCCGGGTCCAGGTCATCGCGGGTCACCGTCAGGCGCCAGGTGTTGTTCTGCATGTCGGGGGTACGAAACAACGCCACCACCGTCACAAACTGAGCGTCTTTGTTCATGGGTACATTCAGTTGCATACCCTCTTCAGGTTTCACCACCAGGACATGCTGCTCCAACAGATCAGCACGCAGCAGGTTGTCAGCATCACTCAACACGCTGTCGTAGGTGGTCTTGTCCATGATTTTGTGATCGCGCAGTTGATACACCCGCACGACAGTGGGTACGGATAAGCCCGTCATGTCAGTCACGTCGGTGTTCATCGCTGCCCGGCCGGTAAAGTCCAGATGCAGGACTTTTACCTGTTTGTAGAAGATGGCCTTGGCCATGGACGCGGTGCCGTCGGTCACGGTCTGGGTCAGCCCGCACCCACTCAATAACGCACCGAGCAGCGCCACCTTCAATAGATTAAAAACGGTACGCGACATGCAGTGCCTCTCTGTACTGGGGGTTGCTGTGCAGGCCTTGGTATCGGCCCAGGTTGATGGTGATGGTGTCGTGTTCTGCGACCTGCCAGGCCTCGCTGCCCAGGCCCAGAACACCGGTCATGCCCAGCAGCACGGGCGCGCCGCCAAGCATCGGTTTGGGCAGGCTGTGCATCGGCAGCGACAGCTGCAATTTCGCAGTACAACGCCAGCCAAGGTACACCCGCAGCAGCACCAACAAATCGTTGTGCAGTTGATTGCCCGGCAACCAGCCACACGCCTCAATCAGGTCCTCGGTGAACAGTGCCAGGTGCAACTGACTGTTGGCATCAAAACCGACGCTGCCCAACGGCGTACCCTGGGATAAGCTCACCGGGTGAGTGATGGACAAACTGGCCGGCTGCGCCAGAGGCACTTTCTGTGGCCAGTGCGGCGTCACTCGGGTTGTAGTGTTGGGGGCCAGCAGCTTGACCAGCGCACTAATGCCTTCGGCGTTACGCGTCGGCAGGCGCATCACGCTGAGCAGCGCCAGGAAGCGCGATATCGGCGTGGCGATCTGTTTGGCCGTGCCGGGTATCCCCAGACCGATCAGCCCCAGCAGGCATTGCGAAGTAGCATCGCTGCCGCCCTCTTCGAACGTTGCCGGGTAGGAGTACTTGCGCCAGATGCGATAGAACTGGGTGAATATCCGGTGGTTGAATATATCCAGGAACGCTTCCAGTGCCTCATGTCCTTCGCGGCGTTGGGCGATGTCGTCCAGGAACGTCGTCGGCATTGGCGAGTCGACGCCATACAGGCCCAGCAGACGTGTGCGTACCGTCGCCGGACGCTCGGGATGCTCTTCGTCAGTTTCGATGGCCTTCAGTTCACCCGCCGGAAAGCCCATGCCGGGATCGGGCCGAAAGCGCACCGGGTCATCCGCCGGGTGAGCGGTGCTCCCCAAGGTTGGGTGATTGGGCAGCGCCTGTTCCAGCAACTGACAGAAACGGTACAGGTTGGCCTCCGCGACCCGTCCGTCCAGCGCTTGCAGTAAACCAGCGGCTTTCAGCCGGGAATACGCTGACTGTGGTTCTCGTTCCATCGCAGGCACTTTCCAGTAGGTTGCAAGATCAGCGTGAGCTGGTTGAACAAATGAATGTCGGCATACAGACCAAAGAAGCGATGGAGCATCTCGCCAAACAGGCTGATGTCGCCCTCGCCAGAAAAGCCATTGGCATCCAGGGTGACTTCGATATCCACCCCGCGTAGCAGAAAGCCTTTTTCAAAGCGCTGAACCAGATGATGGCGAACCTCGACAATCGCCTCCAGGCGACGGCGATTCAGCTCGCTGCCGGTCCAGTCGTACAACGCCAGGGTGCCGCGCAACACCTCGGCGCTGTCGAGCATCGGCAAAAAGTTCGAACCCAAATGGCTGAGCACCCGCCAATGAAAACGATCACGGTTGGGCGGGTAGCACGGTAAGCTGGGTGCACACAGATTGCGCACCCGCAGGCCGGTCTGAGTCGATTGCACCAGGGTGTCGAGTAAGGTGCTTTGCAGCGCCTTGCGCGGTAACAACCCATTGGTGCCGGTCAGACGCAACGACAGGCTTTCGCTGCCCTGCAACCGATCCTTATCGAAACCGTCACCGCCCAGGATCAGCCAGGTGTCATGCAAACCCTTGGCGGAGCGCTTCAACCGGGTATGGAAATAACGCTCAGGGGCGTCGTCGCGCAGCATGCCGCCCTTGTGGCGAAAGCTGGTGAACGGGACATAGTCCTGACGCACCGCGTTTTTTGACGAGGTAACCTGGTCGACCGAATAAATTTCGGTGTGACCGTCCTGCAGGCGCATGGGCCGCAGCAGATAGTCGGTTTGCAACGGCGCCAGGGTCAACGGGTCGGCCTCCAGCGGGAACAGGTTGATCACCGACACCGTATGCAGGCGAATGTGTTCGCTGCTCACACTAAATTCGTGTGGCCATGCCTCGCGCAGTACCACGTCCAGTTCGAACCAGGGTGTACCTGCGGTGAGGTTCAGTTGTTCAAGACCACAAAGGGTCACGAACATGAATTTTTCGCGAAAGGTGAAGTACTCCAGCAGCAACTGATAACCGCTGAACGCGCTATCGCCCTTGGGCCACAGGCGATCCTCATCGGCAAACCCCTTGGGCGCAAAGTGGCCCTCCAGGCGCTGGCGCTCGTGCTGCCCTGACAGACGTACGTACAACGCCTGCGTGTTCAGGGTCAGTGCCTGATGCAATGCGCTGGCCAGAGGAGCGTCGGCATTCAGGTACAGCGGCAGGCGGCTCAGGTCGATCTGGCTCCAGTCCGTCAACGCACCACAGGCAAAGCGCAGGCGCAGCAGCGAGCGCCCATCCGGCTCGTAGGCCAGTCTCAC carries:
- a CDS encoding DJ-1/PfpI family protein, translating into MARVGLILTPGFADWEYAFIAGTASPFYGIDVRFFAPTTGQLHSQGGLTVTVDSGLQHCLDWKPDVVAVIGGMVWERAEAPDIRDFLHASRASGATIAGICGATLALARAGLLDTVPHTSNSADFLQQNAAGYGGRTLYRSSPVAVVADRIITAPGPAPVSFTCAVFEAAGLSSALISQFRSMLAAEHG
- the tssG gene encoding type VI secretion system baseplate subunit TssG encodes the protein MEREPQSAYSRLKAAGLLQALDGRVAEANLYRFCQLLEQALPNHPTLGSTAHPADDPVRFRPDPGMGFPAGELKAIETDEEHPERPATVRTRLLGLYGVDSPMPTTFLDDIAQRREGHEALEAFLDIFNHRIFTQFYRIWRKYSYPATFEEGGSDATSQCLLGLIGLGIPGTAKQIATPISRFLALLSVMRLPTRNAEGISALVKLLAPNTTTRVTPHWPQKVPLAQPASLSITHPVSLSQGTPLGSVGFDANSQLHLALFTEDLIEACGWLPGNQLHNDLLVLLRVYLGWRCTAKLQLSLPMHSLPKPMLGGAPVLLGMTGVLGLGSEAWQVAEHDTITINLGRYQGLHSNPQYREALHVAYRF
- a CDS encoding helix-turn-helix domain-containing protein codes for the protein MQHIPKLYAPDDSLRLGDTTLAEGVGVPLAFGHAYMVLLVCLSGRAYFTLNFKEHAVRRGDVLILAEDTIVLLKRRSRGFRVFFCLMPKALAAEVAYPLPNPLFVFLHDHPHCVPATADRPLLDGWLLQMGDIARSGATYRHIMLRNQLQNFFLKIAEQLPSLEKGSSEFSRKEMLSWRFWELIGKNCIRHRDVKFYADALNITPFYLSQLTKAHFNDSPKGLIDRQVTLEIKALLSYSNLAIGQIADALNFADASYLCRYFKRQTGVSLSRYRRHEQEGSAANKTGGA
- the tssF gene encoding type VI secretion system baseplate subunit TssF produces the protein MSLDNLTLRYFDAEMRYLREAGKEFAEAFPDRAAQLNLDKPGAQDPYVERLFEGFAFLMGRLREKLDDDLPELTEGLVSLLWPHYLRTIPSLSIIELVPDLAQMKRSETIAKGFEVLSQPIGPQRTRCRYTTTQDLILQPLSLESVRLAYEPDGRSLLRLRFACGALTDWSQIDLSRLPLYLNADAPLASALHQALTLNTQALYVRLSGQHERQRLEGHFAPKGFADEDRLWPKGDSAFSGYQLLLEYFTFREKFMFVTLCGLEQLNLTAGTPWFELDVVLREAWPHEFSVSSEHIRLHTVSVINLFPLEADPLTLAPLQTDYLLRPMRLQDGHTEIYSVDQVTSSKNAVRQDYVPFTSFRHKGGMLRDDAPERYFHTRLKRSAKGLHDTWLILGGDGFDKDRLQGSESLSLRLTGTNGLLPRKALQSTLLDTLVQSTQTGLRVRNLCAPSLPCYPPNRDRFHWRVLSHLGSNFLPMLDSAEVLRGTLALYDWTGSELNRRRLEAIVEVRHHLVQRFEKGFLLRGVDIEVTLDANGFSGEGDISLFGEMLHRFFGLYADIHLFNQLTLILQPTGKCLRWNENHSQRIPG
- a CDS encoding OmpA family protein, whose translation is MTALFEMRIRVGGAPSSFGEFSALRDELAKLSHPACPDVDWAKVEQLCLTLFHDNGADLHTAASFALARSQRHGLEGMAQGVTLIEALCGEWPSVWPPMASVRLDILAWLFAQWQPLLRGLEMTTQTLPSLVRLDSELARLNAQLDRQTQVPQVPLQTLRHQVSALMQRLERNIYAGEMVPQPSRVPEPAFVMSVVILPVYPMLEVPSAASKTRKRRIALWLFALVATLVLAGGLGWFIASQQKLTAIDPVQLSSLSLFDAGSTVLKPGSTKVLINALANIKAQPGWLIEIVGHTDTTGNAEQNLQLSYARASAVRDWMQRMGDIPDNCFAVRGAAGRQPIAGNETASGRADNRRVDIRLVPQVEACMSAAQ
- the tssE gene encoding type VI secretion system baseplate subunit TssE, which encodes MSELNPSLYEMLLQNFDGELDLYRVREEDQHTLSVLDNLQRILNSRAGSISHLPDYGLPDMGLILQGLPAAAHGLMGTLKNTLLKYEPRLEAVNIELLPQTQPGHLEYALDAQLKGGERVTFATTLAPEGKVLVRHLRRQNYLSKP
- a CDS encoding aminotransferase class V-fold PLP-dependent enzyme; protein product: MSKLYPSIDPEGLVEYSVVYTDRSLNHMSQSFQGVMNNISRTLKQVYNAQAVAVVPGSGTFGMEAVARQLATDQQCLVIRNGWFSYRWSQILEMGNIPAATTVLKARPVDTGRQAAYGPPPLDEVLAAIEASRPQIVFAPHVETSSGIILPDDYLRAVGDAVHAVGGLFVLDCIASGTIWVDMHKCAVDLLISAPQKGWSASPCCALVMLSALALERIEQTQSSSFACDLKKWLQIMQAYEQGGHAYHATMPSDSLARFNEVMKEMQAYGFDKVRGEQQALGDRVRVMLTGKGIKSVAAAGFQAPGVVVSYTDDADIKSGKKFADQGLQIAAGVPLQCDEPADFQTFRIGLFGLEKLHNIERTVSTLEQALDEVLVH
- a CDS encoding GNAT family N-acetyltransferase, which produces MRLETQRLLLRPWQDTDAADLYEYAQDERVGPVAGWPPHTSVENSAEIIRTVFNHPEVYAVELKENRRAVGCVGILIGGNSNFEISEQEGEIAYWIGVPYWGKGLIPEAVREVMRHAFETLKLKALWCGYFANNTQSFAVQSKCGLRHHHTEENKYNPFLNDYRTEHISCITYPQWLEQSKAAGC
- a CDS encoding universal stress protein, whose amino-acid sequence is MSPLNHVLVATDLSSSARNAAERAALLCKAQQTALDLLYVANPAPYERLKQVLVPDEDLLNRLLETAGEKVHALAAMLFQRYDIAPGVQVAPGSVVSEITRVVQDKCSNLLVCGAKGHSVARRLLLGSTVQRMLNRMLCPMLVVKQAPRDAYRSVLVPVDFSPSSLRAIEQAKAVAPQAEIILLHVYEAPFESSMRFAHIDQDTLTHYRNVIRKDAVQQLAALSEAAGVSDARQVVVHGDPAWRIVEKEQELDCDLIVIGKQGDSALEELLIGSVTKHVLNESQCDVLVSL
- the tssJ gene encoding type VI secretion system lipoprotein TssJ, with amino-acid sequence MSRTVFNLLKVALLGALLSGCGLTQTVTDGTASMAKAIFYKQVKVLHLDFTGRAAMNTDVTDMTGLSVPTVVRVYQLRDHKIMDKTTYDSVLSDADNLLRADLLEQHVLVVKPEEGMQLNVPMNKDAQFVTVVALFRTPDMQNNTWRLTVTRDDLDPDRARVIELGNNQLTLQPLEKE
- a CDS encoding IS5 family transposase (programmed frameshift), with the translated sequence MAKRYELSDEAWDVVAELFTESHGRGRPRLSDRLMLDGILWVLCSGAAWRDMPDYFGPWSTVYQRFRVWRNRGTFDQMLKRLHLKLNEKGLIDLQTWMIDSTAVRATRASSGAEKRGADEPADHALGRSRGGLTTKIHMLCDANGTPLRFLLSGGQASDINYAQPLLDDVSIPSGQRGRPRKRCKRLLADKGYDAEVLRRYCDQYRMQPVIPLRSMKRKPKPGLPRLFDRPKYRQRNIIERMFGWLKENRRIVTRFDKLAKSYAAMVSLACSMRCLRQLFSYRA